One Ricinus communis isolate WT05 ecotype wild-type chromosome 7, ASM1957865v1, whole genome shotgun sequence genomic region harbors:
- the LOC8282590 gene encoding type 2 DNA topoisomerase 6 subunit B-like isoform X2, which yields MDASSSLCLDLISSAFQRCRVSEDICRLSVSLKSPPPLGSPITQISISDTGIGSNLEEFQYLKCTKEAIDTQKWDGLLSVTNTSICDSEVYNYLLNLRESIASRRLTRLPSNPKNGSEFSGTQVCLSIVESVDVLESVIVCFFQKILILKIPNVAVELVVECLDIPGLRRVNVFLANESNPLPLSTSNDERLMSGLQDYVLKHGNILNQNCNSCFRTREQLKIGNGMACNLENQRGSGLTMEVVIIISESALTCPCFSQCFSKTEVLYFEDFKPCSISNQFLNALSSIDWKSYGMTLGNVGDQEGNLLVWENLPPNTHIAIALHSYHKQVIISSARRKTRTDRYLMKRAVKLALDDLKEKYAGMLLSEHALKISKKNAILFLVCKPERSNRKLLKIVLRRRSFQL from the exons ATGGATGCTTCTTCTTCGCTGTGTTTGGAC TTAATTTCGAGCGCATTTCAAAGATGTCGTGTATCTGAAGATATTTGCAGACTCTCAGTTAGTCTCAAATCACCTCCACCTCTCGGTTCTCCCATTACTCAAATTtcaa TTTCAGATACAGGAATTGGAAGCAATTTAGAAGAGTTTCAGTATCTAAAGTGTACCAAAGAAGCCATTGATACACAAAAGTGGG ATGGATTGCTGTCTGTCACAAATACTA GTATTTGTGATAGTGAGGTATacaattatcttttaaatttgagaGAAAGCATTGCTAGTAGAAGATTGACTCGGTTACCTTCAAACCCTAAGAATGGTTCAGAATTCAG TGGGACTCAAGTATGTCTGTCCATTGTTGAGAGCGTTGATGTTTTAGAGTCAGTGATTGTTTGCTTCTTTCAAAAG aTTCTCATTTTAAAGATCCCT AATGTTGCAGTTGAACTGGTGGTTGAATGCTTGGATATCCCTGGATTACGACGTGTGAATGTCTTTTTAGCAAATGAGAGCAATCCCTTGCCCCTTTCAACTTCAAATGATGAGCGTTTGATGTCTGGCCTTCAAGATTATGTTTTAAAGCATggaaatatattaaatcaaaattgtAATTCATGCTTTCGAACTCG AGAGCAACTCAAGATTGGGAATGGAATGGCATGCAACCTGGAAAATCAAAGGGGTTCAGGACTGACAATGGAAGTGGTTATTATAATAAGCGAGTCAGCACTAACCTGTCCTTGCTTCAGTCAATGCTTCTCAAAAACAGAG GTATTATATTTTGAAGATTTCAAACCTTGTTCAATTTCCAACCAATTCCTAAATGCTCTGTCTAGCATTGATTGGAAAAGTTATGGAATGACTTTGGGGAATGTTGGCGATCAAGAAGGCAACCTGCTAGTATGGGAAAACTTGCCACCTAATACTCATATAGCTATCGCTCTCCACTCCTACCATAAGCA GGTCATCATATCATCAGCAAGGCGTAAAACTCGAACGGATCGTTATCTTATGAAAAGAGCAGTTAAACTTGCATTGGATGATTTGAAAGAGAAATATGCTGGAATGCTTCTAAGTGAACATGCCCTCAAG ATTTCCAAGAAGAATGCTATTCTCTTCTTGGTTTGCAAACCAGAGAGATCGAACAGGAAATTGTTAAAGATTGTATTAAGGAGAAGATCATTTCAATTATAG
- the LOC8282589 gene encoding galactinol synthase 1 — protein MAPGVPVDVFSGSGKVSAGYSKGAYVTFLAGNGDYIKGVVGLAKGLRKVRSAYPLVVAILGDVPEEHREILRSQGCIVREIEPIYPPENQVEFAMAYYVINYSKLRIWNFLEYSKMVYLDADIQVFENIDHLFDMPDGYLYAAMDCFCEKTWSHSRQYKIGYCQQCPDRVPWPADMGSPPPLYFNAGMFVFEPSRLTYENLLRTLEITPPTPFAEQDFLNMFFEKTYKPLPLVYNLVLAMLWRHPENIDVQKVKVAHYCAAGSKPWRYTGKEANMEREDIKMLVAKWWNIYNDESLDLQPATSVTTAEEETFSRTSIMASMPEPIISYIPAPSAA, from the exons ATGGCTCCAGGAGTGCCTGTAGATGTATTTTCGGGCAGTGGCAAGGTCTCTGCAGGGTACTCAAAGGGGGCTTATGTGACATTTTTAGCTGGTAATGGAGATTATATAAAAGGTGTGGTTGGATTAGCTAAGGGtttaagaaaggttagaagtGCATACCCTCTTGTTGTTGCAATCTTAGGTGATGTTCCTGAAGAGCATCGTGAAATCCTGAGGTCTCAAGGTTGTATAGTACGTGAGATTGAGCCTATTTATCCACCTGAAAACCAAGTTGAATTTGCCATGGCTTACTATGTCATCAACTACTCCAAGCTCAGGATCTGGAAT TTTTTGGAGTATAGCAAGATGGTTTATTTGGATGCTGATATCCAAGTGTTTGAAAATATAGACCATCTCTTCGACATGCCTGATGGCTACTTATATGCCGCCATGGATTGCTTCTGTGAGAAAACATGGAGCCACTCTCGTCAATATAAGATTGGCTATTGCCAACAGTGCCCAGATAGGGTTCCATGGCCTGCAGATATGGGTTCTCCTCCTCCTTTATATTTCAATGCTGGCATGTTCGTTTTCGAGCCTAGCAGATTGACTTATGAGAACCTTCTTCGCACTCTTGAGATCACCCCTCCAACACCCTTTGCTGAGCAA GATTTCTTGAATATGTTTTTCGAGAAGACATATAAGCCGCTTCCTCTGGTTTACAACCTGGTGTTAGCCATGTTATGGCGCCATCCTGAGAACATAGATGTACAAAAGGTCAAGGTTGCCCATTATTGTGCTGCT GGTTCAAAACCATGGAGGTATACAGGCAAGGAAGCTAACATGGAGAGAGAGGATATCAAGATGCTAGTGGCAAAATGGTGGAATATATACAATGACGAATCACTTGATTTGCAGCCTGCGACTTCAGTAACTACAGCAGAAGAAGAAACCTTCTCAAGAACTTCTATTATGGCTTCCATGCCTGAACCTATCATTTCCTACATCCCTGCACCTTCTGCTGCTTGA
- the LOC8282590 gene encoding type 2 DNA topoisomerase 6 subunit B-like isoform X1 — protein MDASSSLCLDLISSAFQRCRVSEDICRLSVSLKSPPPLGSPITQISISDTGIGSNLEEFQYLKCTKEAIDTQKWDGLLSVTNTSICDSEVYNYLLNLRESIASRRLTRLPSNPKNGSEFSGTQVCLSIVESVDVLESVIVCFFQKILILKIPNVAVELVVECLDIPGLRRVNVFLANESNPLPLSTSNDERLMSGLQDYVLKHGNILNQNCNSCFRTREQLKIGNGMACNLENQRGSGLTMEVVIIISESALTCPCFSQCFSKTEVLYFEDFKPCSISNQFLNALSSIDWKSYGMTLGNVGDQEGNLLVWENLPPNTHIAIALHSYHKQVIISSARRKTRTDRYLMKRAVKLALDDLKEKYAGMLLSEHALKIRSYAPDFARSIAGLILLSNDPDFQEECYSLLGLQTREIEQEIVKDCIKEKIISIIDTNDRKSRGSKEMATAPFLFEDDCCWNSNFQDNEYEGEDESGYAFNYLD, from the exons ATGGATGCTTCTTCTTCGCTGTGTTTGGAC TTAATTTCGAGCGCATTTCAAAGATGTCGTGTATCTGAAGATATTTGCAGACTCTCAGTTAGTCTCAAATCACCTCCACCTCTCGGTTCTCCCATTACTCAAATTtcaa TTTCAGATACAGGAATTGGAAGCAATTTAGAAGAGTTTCAGTATCTAAAGTGTACCAAAGAAGCCATTGATACACAAAAGTGGG ATGGATTGCTGTCTGTCACAAATACTA GTATTTGTGATAGTGAGGTATacaattatcttttaaatttgagaGAAAGCATTGCTAGTAGAAGATTGACTCGGTTACCTTCAAACCCTAAGAATGGTTCAGAATTCAG TGGGACTCAAGTATGTCTGTCCATTGTTGAGAGCGTTGATGTTTTAGAGTCAGTGATTGTTTGCTTCTTTCAAAAG aTTCTCATTTTAAAGATCCCT AATGTTGCAGTTGAACTGGTGGTTGAATGCTTGGATATCCCTGGATTACGACGTGTGAATGTCTTTTTAGCAAATGAGAGCAATCCCTTGCCCCTTTCAACTTCAAATGATGAGCGTTTGATGTCTGGCCTTCAAGATTATGTTTTAAAGCATggaaatatattaaatcaaaattgtAATTCATGCTTTCGAACTCG AGAGCAACTCAAGATTGGGAATGGAATGGCATGCAACCTGGAAAATCAAAGGGGTTCAGGACTGACAATGGAAGTGGTTATTATAATAAGCGAGTCAGCACTAACCTGTCCTTGCTTCAGTCAATGCTTCTCAAAAACAGAG GTATTATATTTTGAAGATTTCAAACCTTGTTCAATTTCCAACCAATTCCTAAATGCTCTGTCTAGCATTGATTGGAAAAGTTATGGAATGACTTTGGGGAATGTTGGCGATCAAGAAGGCAACCTGCTAGTATGGGAAAACTTGCCACCTAATACTCATATAGCTATCGCTCTCCACTCCTACCATAAGCA GGTCATCATATCATCAGCAAGGCGTAAAACTCGAACGGATCGTTATCTTATGAAAAGAGCAGTTAAACTTGCATTGGATGATTTGAAAGAGAAATATGCTGGAATGCTTCTAAGTGAACATGCCCTCAAG ATTCGGAGTTATGCCCCTGATTTTGCAAGGTCTATTGCGGGACTCATTTTATTGTCCAATGATCCAGATTTCCAAGAAGAATGCTATTCTCTTCTTGGTTTGCAAACCAGAGAGATCGAACAGGAAATTGTTAAAGATTGTATTAAGGAGAAGATCATTTCAATTATAGATACAAATGATAGAAAGTCCCGAGGAAGCAAAGAAATGGCAAcggcaccttttctttttgaagatGACTGCTGCTGGAACTCAAACTTTCAAGACAATGAATATGAAGGTGAGGATGAAAGTGGATATGCATTTAATTACTTGGACTAA